The genomic DNA tctgtttctctctcttatcttcagtgctctgttttgtcctcttcTCTTCAATGCTCTGTTTTGCTCTGCTTTGTCTCTTCTTATCTTCAATgctctgttttgctctgttttcttcaatGCTCTGTTTCGCCACGGTCTCTGCTTCGCTCTGTTTTTCTCTGCATACCAGTTGTGTCTCTAAATTCCTAACTCCTCTTGAGCTCTCCCGAACAAACTCATCGTAAAAATCGTTGCTGTTTCTCCTTGCATCAGGTTCTTGATTCAAAAAGAAACCGCAGTTGGCGACTAGAGCGATGACTATCCCATTCCCCAAAACGAAAGCAAGGTGACGGCTGATGAGTAAACCCGCAAGACCAGAGCCCTCGAACGTGATGACTAGTTGGTAAAAGAGCTTGGCTACAGTTACCATAACTATAGTTATCTCGATCACCCGGTATAACAAATCTAAGAGTATTTGAGCCCGAGACTTCTTCACAACAACCTTCATCTTTCTTGGTTTAGTCTTTTGAGTACTAGGCGAATCCATTGGcgttaaaagagaaaaggatGTGCAAAAAACAATAGAATCAGAAGGAGGTGAAGCTTTGAAACTTCTGGCTTAAGTCGTCTTTGGAGATCGAACAAAGACGTTGTGGAGAAAACAGATTAGAGTGTGAGtctgtttttctctctttgttcttgtgtgttttgttttagcTTGAGAAAATGTAACATTACAATGTTGAGTATTTATAAAGGGTCACTTATAAGtgcatttgctttctttttcagggaatcatttttttttctttttttttttactattgaattaaagttattttgttcttatatgtaaaagagaaaagaaaaaaaaaaatcttgatctTTCACCCATAAATTAATCTCTTTCAACtgcaaaaccaataaaaatcatAGTCTTGTGTCATAATAGTTCCATTAGACTCAATTTCCTTGTTGTCTTTCAGATTGTAATTACGTTTATATGTTAGAGAATTTATCTTCAAATAAAATCGTAATAGTCTAGTCATATTTTTGGTGAATTTGTGAATGTAACTCAAAATGGTATTGTTTGAGTTTTCCGTTTGCATTTAcaattttgatcatttttttttgttttaaacaaaaaaaaaaacttgtaaacaaCAATTAGTCCATAGtgcttttatttttcatgataCTATTCATAATTTTGacataaactttaaataatccTTTTTGGACAAAGATCAAGTTTAAAACATGGAGAAGGTCTTTCACTTACCAAAAGTAATTAacttattcatatatataaaaaaaaaacagatgatgAGAAGCAGTGCCGTGCTAAGGCTAAATGTGGCTTAGGGCATGTAAAAAATGTggcttttattattaaaaatatcaaaattaaataaaaaattgtttgaaagaaaacaagaaaaaaacggaaaaaaatcctaaatcataattttgctatctttttttccttaaaaaatcatttatcaaACTCACATTACGAAagtgaaacaaatttttttttataaaatgacaTCGTGAATAATCGTTAGCAAACTGATGTTATCAATTGTGAACGATTCTTAAACTCGAAAACTAATCTTgcttttcataaaatttttttACAGGCTATTGGTTTTttcgaaaaaagaaaactcaaaatcagtttcttttctttcaattatcccttttttaattaatatgccGATTATTCCAAAACAGATTtcgtttatttttaattatatcccataagtattattattattatattatatttagagTATAAAACATGTGTAGAAATTTCCTTATAGATATAAggtattgtttttattaataatgtcATGGACTTTATAAACAAAAGACCTATTTTACATACACATTTATCTTATCAGCTTAAATACAGCCTAGATAGCAGAAAAAAATGTggcctaaattttttttaattattggtgGCTTAGGGCAAATGCCCTTTCCTCTTAACCTTAAGCACGACACTGATGAGAAGCTAATGAGGTTGAACcggaaaaaaatatgaaataatgaataattaattatttataattttagtaGGTGATTCAAAGTTTTGGTTCACTGTCTTATAGTAAGCCAATCAAACAAGTAACATActtattttcttacaatattaTACTATTTGATCATAGAAATTAGAAAGTGTGCAGTTCCTAAAGGGTTTGTTAGCTAAAAAGACAATCTCACTTGTCAAACAATGccacataaaatattttatacttcTAAGTTAAATGAatcttttcatttaaattaagCAAATTAAAGGAATAAATATTAACTCTCTAAGTCGCCATATTATAGGCAACAATATTAAATAacttaattatgaaaaatatatacataaacttatcatcattataatttttgactcaaaattttctatatagGTAGGTGCAAATTCGATAGATACTTTGTGTATGTCAGTACTCAGTATGTCTGTGGGATATTTCTGACTAAGTTTCATTGGTAAAATAGCTTGATGCACTATCTTACTCGACTCATAAAAACAGCACGCCATTAGGTTTATTATATGTCCATTTAATATGTTCTTGATTTCAATCACAATGAATTAATCTCTTTAAATAATGCGTATCACcatatttaaataaactttATCGCAAAAGTTTTTAGGACTTGAATGATTAGTTAGTTTACAAAGTTTGGCTATCGTACCAAATTATAGTACTGTAGCCTGTGGGATATAATACTATTATAATCGCATATTAacgaaatttataaaattattttccacCCAAAACATGCTTACTTCTCCAATTCACCCatattttaaattcataatttaatatatagaagaaaccATTACTTCTTCActaagagattgagagaaatgGCTTATAGTTCCACAACTTCTCTTTGTTAATGTGTTGCTTTATGTCTTGTCTCTTTCTAACCAAAAAGTATGTATATGTGGTTTCATTTCAATTTCAAATTGTGTTATTGGATACACTTTGAACAAAATTAAAGCCCcacttctttttcctttctttaaaAGACATCTTCATAATTGCTTATAAGTGTAACGTGTCATTCGATGCTTCAATCAAACAATATGCAAATTATGAAGTATCAATTGTCTA from Camelina sativa cultivar DH55 chromosome 7, Cs, whole genome shotgun sequence includes the following:
- the LOC104702700 gene encoding nucleolar protein 58-like gives rise to the protein MDSPSTQKTKPRKMKVVVKKSRAQILLDLLYRVIEITIVMVTVAKLFYQLVITFEGSGLAGLLISRHLAFVLGNGIVIALVANCGFFLNQEPDARRNSNDFYDEFVRESSRGVRNLETQLVCREKQSEAETVAKQSIEENRAKQSIEDKKRQSRAKQSIEEKRTKQSTEDKREKQKKTENCSKQNTGEETEKKDITVKRHKEIIAQNQESPRKSYERSQSENLEGSKKSTCGKLKRSETERSADVLESDDELRYKIESFIARQRRNQKDEEFCIT